A region of Arabidopsis thaliana chromosome 5, partial sequence DNA encodes the following proteins:
- a CDS encoding GDSL-like Lipase/Acylhydrolase superfamily protein (GDSL-like Lipase/Acylhydrolase superfamily protein; FUNCTIONS IN: lipase activity, hydrolase activity, acting on ester bonds, carboxylesterase activity; INVOLVED IN: lipid metabolic process; LOCATED IN: endomembrane system; EXPRESSED IN: 11 plant structures; EXPRESSED DURING: 6 growth stages; CONTAINS InterPro DOMAIN/s: Lipase, GDSL (InterPro:IPR001087); BEST Arabidopsis thaliana protein match is: GDSL-like Lipase/Acylhydrolase superfamily protein (TAIR:AT1G06990.1); Has 1807 Blast hits to 1807 proteins in 277 species: Archae - 0; Bacteria - 0; Metazoa - 736; Fungi - 347; Plants - 385; Viruses - 0; Other Eukaryotes - 339 (source: NCBI BLink).), producing MRSHHRHFSSYVSFILFLFLFFISFSSSTSKLEPAKSEPKRKHSVSAILVFGDSTVDPGNNNYIDTVFKCNFPPYGLDFRNKTPTGRFCNGRLVTDFIASYIGVKENVPPYLDPNLGINELISGVSFASAGSGYDPLTPTITNVIDIPTQLEYFREYKRKLEGKMGKQEMEKHIEEAMFCVSAGTNDFVINYFTIPIRRKTFTIEAYQQFVISNLKQFIQGLWKEGARKITVAGLPPIGCLPIVITLFSGEALTNRRCIDRFSTVATNYNFLLQKQLALMQVGLAHLGSKIFYLDVYNPVYEVIRDPRKFGFEEVFSGCCGSGYLEASFLCNPKSYVCPNTSAYVFFDSIHPSEKTYFSLFRSLRPIYDSILGSF from the exons ATGAGAAGTCATCACAgacatttttcttcatatgTTTCCTTCATCCTCTTCCTATTCctgttcttcatctccttctcaTCCTCAACATCAAAACTCGAACCCGCAAAGTCTGAacctaaaagaaaacattcagTTTCAGCTATTCTCGTGTTCGGAGATTCAACAGTGGATCCGGGCAATAACAACTACATTGACACAGTATTCAAGTGTAATTTTCCGCCCTATGGACTCGATTTCAGAAACAAAACTCCGACCGGTAGATTTTGCAACGGTCGACTCGTCACAGATTTTATCG CTTCATACATTGGTGTGAAGGAGAATGTGCCACCGTATTTGGACCCAAATCTTGGAATAAATGAGTTAATAAGTGGAGTTAGCTTTGCTTCAGCTGGCTCTGGATATGATCCTCTCACTCCAACCATAACT AACGTGATAGACATTCCGACTCAGCTAGAGTATTTCAGAGAATACAAGAGAAAATTGGAGGGTAAAATGGGAAaacaagaaatggaaaaacaCATAGAAGAAGCTATGTTTTGTGTAAGTGCAGGAACCAACGATTTCGTCATTAATTATTTCACAATTCCCATACGAAGGAAGACTTTTACTATCGAAGCTTATCAACAATTCGTTATTTCCAATCTCAAGCAATTTATCCAG ggtttgtggAAAGAAGGAGCAAGAAAGATAACAGTGGCAGGTTTACCACCGATTGGGTGTTTGCCGATTGTTATAACATTATTCTCCGGCGAAGCATTGACCAACCGTCGTTGCATTGACCGTTTCTCCACTGTGGCCACAAACTACAATTTCCtcttacaaaaacaattggcCCTCATGCAAGTGGGTTTGGCCCATCTTGGATCCAAAATCTTTTACCTCGACGTCTATAACCCAGTTTATGAGGTCATTCGTGACCCTCGAAAATTCG GGTTCGAGGAAGTCTTCAGTGGATGTTGTGGAAGTGGATACCTAGAGGCATCGTTTTTGTGTAATCCAAAGTCATATGTGTGTCCCAATACATCTGCTTATGTCTTCTTTGACTCTATCCATCCAAGTGAGAAGACTTACTTCAGTCTTTTTAGATCTCTCCGACCAATTTATGATTCTATTCTCGGttctttctga